In Eriocheir sinensis breed Jianghai 21 chromosome 45, ASM2467909v1, whole genome shotgun sequence, the following proteins share a genomic window:
- the LOC126980817 gene encoding uncharacterized protein LOC126980817 isoform X1, translating into MKLSILALALLVALAALLAPASADPSKGKGGGRRFGGGRRVSFGGGGGGYGKGFGGGRSFGGGRSFGGGFSRGFGGGKGFGGGFGGGKGFGGGFSRGFGGGKGHGGGGFSRGFGGGKGFGGGGFSRGFSGGFGGGKGGYGR; encoded by the exons ATGAAGCTT AGCATCCTTGCCCTGGCCCTTCTGGTGGCCCTCGCAGCCCTCCTCGCCCCTGCCAGCGCTGACCCAAGCAAAGGCAAGGGTGGCGGACGGCGCTTCGGAGGCGGCCGTCGGGTGTCtttcggtggcggcggcggcggatacGGCAAGGGCTTTGGCGGCGGCAGGAGCTTCGGCGGTGGCAGGAGCTTCGGCGGTGGCTTTAGCCGTGGCTTCGGTGGCGGCAAGGGCTTCGGCGGTGGCTTCGGTGGCGGCAAGGGCTTCGGCGGTGGCTTTAGCCGTGGCTTCGGCGGGGGCAAGGGGCATGGCGGCGGTGGCTTCAGCCGTGGTTTCGGAGGCGGCAAGGGCTTTGGCGGCGGTGGGTTCAGCCGTGGCTTCAGCGGTGGCTTTGGGGGCGGAAAGGGTGGATACGGCCGTTGA
- the LOC126980817 gene encoding acanthoscurrin-1-like isoform X2, whose protein sequence is MKLSILALALLVALAALLAPASADPSKGKGGGRRFGGGRRVSFGGGGGGYGKGFGGGRSFGGGRSFGGGFSRGFGGGKGFGGGFSRGFGGGKGHGGGGFSRGFGGGKGFGGGGFSRGFSGGFGGGKGGYGR, encoded by the exons ATGAAGCTT AGCATCCTTGCCCTGGCCCTTCTGGTGGCCCTCGCAGCCCTCCTCGCCCCTGCCAGCGCTGACCCAAGCAAAGGCAAGGGTGGCGGACGGCGCTTCGGAGGCGGCCGTCGGGTGTCtttcggtggcggcggcggcggatacGGCAAGGGCTTTGGCGGCGGCAGGAGCTTCGGCGGTGGCAGGAGCTTCGGCGGTGGCTTTAGCC GTGGCTTCGGTGGCGGCAAGGGCTTCGGCGGTGGCTTTAGCCGTGGCTTCGGCGGGGGCAAGGGGCATGGCGGCGGTGGCTTCAGCCGTGGTTTCGGAGGCGGCAAGGGCTTTGGCGGCGGTGGGTTCAGCCGTGGCTTCAGCGGTGGCTTTGGGGGCGGAAAGGGTGGATACGGCCGTTGA